The genomic segment CACTGTCTCATCTATTCTCTTCAGTTCTCCATCCTTCTCCGATGCATCCACTTCAAGGAACTGATTTTTCCAATGAGAATTCATACACTGGACTTGATCAGTAATCTGCACTTGATACAGTTCATCAATCCCTCCTAAAAACCTCCTTTGACCTCCCTAATTCTGCAGATTTCTTATTTTCCTATTGTTAGTAtttaataacagctaacatttgcATAACATACTCTGTCACTATTCTAAATGTTTCACATACATTTTAATTCACTAACTTTTCACAACAGCCCTCTATGGTACATAATAGTATTACTGTCATTTTACATCTGTGGTAACTGAAGTGCAGAGAGCTACTActtggaccaaaaaaaaaaaaaaaaaaaaaatcacacagttAGAAAGTCAGAGCCATCCTTCAAACTCAGATAGTCCATGCTTTTAGCCACTATCATATATTGCTTTTCTGGCCACTCTTGCTTAATCTCCTGTGTTGATTTCTCTTACTTATCATACCTTTCAGATGTTGGTATACCTATGTCACCATTTCCTTCCACTCTTTCTAGTGAATCTATCAACTGTCCTTACTTCAGACTGGTAGTCTACAAATCTGTATCTCTAGCAGAGATTATTATTCTGAATTTCAGAAACACATCATTAGCTGCCTATTGGACATCTTCTATTTGCATATTTCAAGCTACTCAAAGTCAACATATATAAAATCtttgttcattctcttttcttctgccaTAGTATTCCATATCTCAGTGAATGGCATCATTATCCATTGAGTTGACCAAGCCAGAAAAGTTTTATCCTAGTCTCACTTACCTCTCTGACATCAGTCAGGTAGTAAGTGATCAGGGCTTATGTTAAAGCACTGATAGAAATGATGATTCAGATTAATAATACAAAGGTGGTGGGAGAGTCTGGCATAATGATTGGTAAGCTGAGAAACGCTCCCCTGCTATCCCTCCCTACAATGGCAGGTAGACAGGTTGAAGACCATAATATAGGAAAAGCTTAAACTTATAAAAATGACCGTATCAGAGGTGGTGAATAGTGCAACTAGTGAATTTACACTGAGAAGTTCGGAGAAAAATagcttcaaaggacaggtgaGGGAGGTAAATTATATTACTAATTCTAAGGTAGGTGGTTTTaacacattttaacatctctgaaattagAATGGTGGCATCAGTATTTATTTGGTGGTTTTCTCCTTAATGATACATAAAGCAATGGTACATCTTAAGAGTTGATGGCATCTTAGTTTTGATAAATTATGGTAGTTTTAGTTGGGTAAGTTGATATTAGCCTTTATTCTAATTGCCCAGTTGGAATAAAGAACACAAGTATCTGTAATCCATCCTTCATAAATTGTTCACAAGCAACAGAAGTGTGGTTTTTTGTGAATGATGTACAAAGAAattttatcaaaggatcctagagtCTATTTAAATCTAGCATTAGTGTTAATAATATATAggtcataataaaaaataattgatttcCTAAGGCCAATAGATCCAAGTAGTATAGAACTGTTAtccacaaataaaataaaaacctctgTGTGTGCTAGCCTGATATTAATAATTAAGGTCAGTTTTTTTCCCCATCCAGAACTGGGATGAATGaataatgctatttctattttcatttagaATTAAGTTGAatgttggtttttgtttgtttgtttgttttacaggtAGCAGATATTAAGAGGGTTAACAATCTCATCAGTGATCAAGACTTTTTTGCCCTTAGGTCTATCAAGATTCCAGTAAAAAAGTTCAGTTCATTGACTGAAACACTTTGTCCTCCAAAAGGAAGACAGGCTTCACGTCCTTCATCTGTTCAGTATGTCCTAGAACAACAGGAAATTTTGTTGGCGAATAATTCCCTTTCTTCCAGTGAATCAGCTGGTAGCTTTTTAAAAGAAGTAGACCGAGACATAGAACAAATAGTAAAATGTACAGACACCAAAAGGGAGAACCTTAATGAGGTGGTGTCTGCCTTAACAGCACAGCAGACACGTTTTGAACCTGATAACAAAAACATTCAACGTAAGGATCCTTATTATGGAGCAGACTGGGGAATAGGGTGGTGGACAGCTGTAGTGATAATGTTGATAGTAGGTATAATAACGCCAgtattttatttgctgtattatGAAATTTTAGCTAAAGTGGATGTTAGTCACCATTCAACAGTGGATTCTTCACATTTGCATTCAGGAGTCACACCCCCATtacaacagaaagaaatggaaaatgaaattgcTCCAACTAAAGGAATACCCTTTGGCCAACATGATGATCATAAACTGTACAGTCAAGGTTCTCAGTTACCTGCTGCTCAACACAAAACATAGCAATTAGCTCATAATTACAGTGTTAATGATTACATGTACTTCTGGGAATGTTTGAATTATATTCAATAACCACTTCACAGGCAGAATTTAGGAAGACTGGAGATGCTTTTTTTCACCTTTTTTGCTGTTGGGCCATTTAAAAATGGATTGACTATAAAACCCCTAAAATTGCTGTTGCTGATACTGGGAGTGGCACATCAATATGTCTGTTGTATCAATACTGAGagcagaaatgaattttaaaatgtgtcttggaagtttttaacttggaaaatgcctcatttttcttctttgagattggttatgtttaaattttttttaagtaatcattTTTTTATATAAGGTTATTAAATTTATTAAGCAGAATAATGATAGTATCAGATGTCTGCAACTGAAGAAAAGTTTACTACTGCAAACCATCAATATATTCAGTTGCAaaaagttgattctaaaattgaTAGCACATACCTAATAGtccattttaaaactttaaaagacaCATTTAGCACATATTCtgtgaaaacataagcaaaaacaaaTGGGAAAGTAATGAGTAATGGCTGTAATAGAGGCTAAGAAatagattaatatttttaagtccCAAAAATAATGTTAGGATTGGGAAATTGCCATTTGGTCATTAGAACACTGGATTAGGTCGAGACTTAAAAGTAATCTTTGTCTCTTAAAAGAATGCTGCCTCTCCTTGTTTTTTAAGTGATTATATTTGCTTCTGATATTTGAAAATACTTCTGTAATTCTTTGATGAAAAGTTACACATATACAGCTTACAGTTAtttaggaaatacattttttacatACTGTGATAAATTGTTGCTGTGTTACATGTAACAGGCCTTAATTATATTTAATGCCTTACTACTTTATGTAAGCTTAtagaattttagaattaaaattaaGCATTATTTCACATGGTCCGGTTGGATTGATAACATAGGATATATAAATTCATCTTCACCTTTGCTATCAAGCACAAGCTAATATTGGGGTCAAAACAAATTTTCACTGTCTCTGAAGTCTGTTGCAGAAAATGGTTCATTAATCAAAGAACACGGTTAAAGGGAACTTTTCATTAGCAGTAATAAACTGTTGATCCTTAACCTGTTTTCAAAGACAGAATGTCCAacctaaacctttttttttttttttctgaactatAGACCATCAGATTGGGGGGACAGAGGCCACAGGTGTCTGGACTGGTCAGAATGGCTTGATAGTGCTCCTTTTTTAAGATCTACTATGGATCAGGCACAGTCTGGCTAAATAAGTATTTACATACTGATTCcatcacttaatttttaaaagtatgtgttttaaaaatgtaaccaaAATGAGTCATTAGAGTCTGGACTGCCTGTTTTGTGTATACTAAAGTATGTACCTTAAGATATATAATACCACCTCAATTGTCTAGGCATTATTTCCTAATCTTTAGTGTTTAAGCTTTTTGACCagtctttttatatttcaaattcgAATCTTGATACAGTagggtgaataaataaatatggtaaATGAGGTTTTATGCACTTTTAGGAGCAAAGCATCATAAAAAGACAGTACaaaaaagttaaacattaaaGCCCTCGCATATATTAGCGGACCTTAGATAATTACCAAAAAGTGTTAATACGGAAGTTTCAGCAAATTGATTTTTTGAATAACTTTTATAGtttaaaatcttaaaagttgTTTAATGTGCCTTGGGCATCTTGAAAAGAGTATGATCTTCCTAATTTATGCTCAGTGTTAATAACTTGGTTAGTTTACATTGTATTTATTAATAAGCCTGCTGAAAAAATCAAGTTTTAGGACAAAAACACAGATTATTTTAGGGTAGAATGGGCTAGATGTCCTTTTTAGAATTTTGTTTACATCAAATTGATGAAATTACAGTCAGTGATTCCTTTTTCTATTGATATTTTGAAATTGAGATAAAGAGGTCTGATttccaaaataacattttttattagtAAGGTGTACTGTGCAGTTGCTGATTAAAAAACATTTCTGTCTCGCAATATCCTGTTTCTTGAAATAGAGCATATCCTTATGACATAATCACGCAGTTTCCTCTTTctatatatttgaattttttaattgaaaataatttgaattataTATAACTGTCATACAGAATTATAGATTCTAATTGCTCAGTattatttagaaaagaaaaataatttcctaaGCACTTAATGGATACAGAATAATTTTAGCCTTTAAAAAGTACCACTATACATCAAACTTTGTAGCAAATACAGATGTTTGAAACTTAATAAAATAAGATTTATCATTTGATACTGTGGATTTTTGTGTTGAAACccttatttgaatttattttgacgCTTTACATAATTGTGCAGAAGATGCATGTGTGCAGATGTAAAAGTAACAACTGAATCATTGCATTTGGTTCACTGAAATTGGAGTTGCAAGTGAAAAATCTGCTATTTTTAGGGCAGATAAGTCTGGATACAAATGGTTAAGATTGTTTTGAACAAATGGTGCCATTTAAACATGTTTTGCCATCCTACTCCTAGAAAATTAAGGGATTCATGTCTTCAAAAGATAAAGTAAAACAGATTAGAGAGTCTGCTGGCCACATTAAGCATTAGGAGACAAATGTTTAAATTATCTATTCCAGAGGActtgttgttttttaaagttttttctttttctgaactcTTGCTCGTTCAGTGGCCTGAAGAGTTCTTTAAATGAACCACCACTTAGTTCTTTTTAAAGTATCTACTTCTAAAATGACCTTTTTGGGAATATGAAGGATACAGTTAAGAGTTTTAGAAATACATGGAAGCAAAGATCAAGTCAAAGTGTTGGGTAAAGATGCAGTTTTTAGAAGTATGTATTTAAATGGTGCATTCATGATGGGAATCACCCTTATTACTAATTACAACAATGTTGCTCAGGAAATAAGTATTTTTCTCCCAAGTATGTGCATATTGCATTGTTAGATCATAAAAATATCCGAATGctttaattcttttaatgtatGCAAATATTATAAATCTTttgtataatgtattttatacaaATGCAAGATGAACTGTAGGTTGTTAGTATGTACATCTgtaaaacttgtttttaaaactttgtcccttatttttcatattttaaaagatctacaaaatgtaataaaatttctattttattattcaaTCTAAAATGGAAAGCCGGTGAATTTAATTGAATAAATCAACCATTTCTCTTTAAACTAGTTGACCTAGAGAGACACAATGTAGAGTTAATTGAATAGTCAAAGATTTAGCAATTCAGATTTCCCCCTTGTTCTACTGAAACAAAAATTCACTGGGTTGTTTATAGGATGTAAATGgagtgaaatgaaaacaaatggtaaaataatattCTTTGGGGGAATCTTTGACCTCAGGGAAGAATACTTCAAGAGACATGGTCCAGGACTTCTAAGGTGGTGGATCAGTCCTATAGTGGTATGCTCTCATTATGTGAGAAGTTTTCATGAAACAAAAACTTCCACTTCAAGAATATtgatttttaataattactaGTAGCAAAAAGAACCGAGAAAGTACTGTGGagcttttgtttatttaatggaggagtttgtggtggagtctttgttttttcaatttttaaaagcatccagatcttaaaattatatttacaattATTTATTGTAAAAAGCAAGTTTTTACTAACACCAGAACCTTTAACCATATTAAGGCAAGGCCACTGACACTACATTTGAAAGTGGTAGGAGGAAAGGTAAATAAGATCCTTCGATCTTAGCATTGTCATGTGGGCCCATGACACCCATGATCATCATGTTGCATGCCAAGTCTTCGTTTGCTCTCACAACTTCAGTGACCTGGAGTTTTCTTTTGGTGGTGATAGTGGTGGTTTAACAATATTTGATACTCTCATCCctgctcaataaatatacagTTTTTTATTAGGGAAAATCTGTACTAACAGATTGGTTTTCTCTATCAAATATAGATAGGctcacaataaaatattttaatataaaacaaaacaaatttctttAGTAAGAATTTAATGTgtaaacaaatacagaaaaataagcatTATAGCAACAAACCTTTGGCCTTTTAGCAATTTTAAAGACATCAGGtatttttttatgtacatatatgagGCTATCTCTGCATTAAAATTTACCTGTCTGTAGAATAACTTACACAGTTTGAGATTTTCAGCCAGAAAGACAAGATTCATGCTGGTAAAGCAACCTGCAAATAACTCCCTGCCTGTTCTCACAATTAAGGCTACTTGAAGCTTGTAGGATCCTGCAGAGGAGGAAGACAGTGCATGTAAGGGAGATGGGAGATGGCCGGGGCCTGCCAGAGCCAATTCTTACCCAAAGGGGCTGTCTTACCATCAACAGGACTGAAGTGGTAGAGGCAAACTGACAGCTAGGAAAAGAAATACCTGTATCTTTGGTGTATAAGCTCAATTTAAGTAATTACCTGCATATTTATAAAGCAAGTAATTAGAATCAGAGAGATTATAAATTAAATGGTATCTGGCTAAGGAACTGAGGTGAGGTAAAATACCTATGTTAATTATCACAAATTACTATATTTTCCCATTATAACTGAAAACTTTATGTGAAGTTTCTACCCCATAGTAGATTACTGCTTTAAAGTAGACTTGTCTGATTCGtgtttttcatttagttttacaatttttaataAGCTCTTCTAAACAAGAAATTACATGATCAACACAGCACTGAACTAATAATGGTTCTCAAACCCATCTTGAATTATCTGAGGAAGTATTAATATTGAAAGTGATCTTTTTTCCTGAGAAAGCCATTTTAGCAAATAGCACAATACTATAAATTTTCTCCAATTTTCTGTACCAGAATACTAGATGGGGAAATCAGATTATATTTTctgaggaaaacatgtttgtttttCCAAACTGTTTTCAGTCACTTTCCAAGCTACAATTTTTTAGAGGGTAAGAGCCAAATTTAAACTAAGAAGTGATCATTTCTATAAGGTAAGAGAATGAATATATATGGCAAATTTTGGTTTAAGCAATTTTTATAGGCTATTCATCAGTAGAGAAATTAAGGCACAGAAAACTTAACCAAGCTGAATTTCAAGGTTGAGTTTAATAGTCAAAATAGTATTTAGGGCTCTGACACTCAGGTTAGAGGGTAATGGGTACTATTTTCCCAAAAgggaaaaatttatttcttttggtgAGTAATACTAATAAGTCATTTGAAAtgtataaaagtcaaatgaaatGTATGAAAATCTTTGGCATTTGTGAGTCTTTGGAGAATGAGGTGTTAAGTatcatcccccaccccccaccaaaatATACAAAGGCAGGGGAGCTAGTTTTTAACTGAAACAAAACATACCAATTTCAAAATGACCTGagttttttctgcatttttatgtaaatatattgGATAGCTATGAGCGCTAGGAAGTATAAGAAGCCACTATGCCTCAAAGATTTCACAGACATGCATTCTGCAGTGAGATTTATGACTAGAACTTACTCCACATTTTTGTAAAGAACAAAATTAAGATGTCTCAGTCTAATTTTTCATAAGCCCAACTATTCAGAGATACCAAACTTGTTACAAAGGAATGATTAATTCACATATATGGTATGAAGTTAGCCCCAAAttcaagtatttttaatattcatcCCAGGTCTTTGTACTTGCTGAGATGTTACCTGTGAAATTTACATAGTTTAGATTGGGATTTTTCCCTGTGTCTGTTTTTGATCACAAAACTTCTAAAAGCTCAGGTAGGTTTATATAGTCATAGAGTAGCAGCACACAacataatgtaaaaataattttcaagtttCTTTGTTTCTAAAGTGCTCCATGTGCAGTATTAAGTCAACTTTCAGATTGTAGAAATCTACTGTGATGACTAGTTATATAGTTTTACAACAGGTCAGCAGTTAAACAATAATAATTTGTTCAAGTATGAAAGCAGGTAAAAAGGCACAGTCTATTCCAAATAacactaaaaaggaaaaataatccatCTGAATACGTAATAGGAATGACAGTTGTTGAGAAGGAAATGTCAGACTAATTTGGTAGTGTAACTAATATGTAAACTCAAAAGTGGTccaacaaaaaaagaacaaaaataaaacagttcttATCAGAAATAAGATAGAAGACAAGCTGTCCAAATGTTTAGAAGCTCTATCATAGAAATACTTTTTGAGAAATTTCATAACTAATAGGttgcttcatccatgttgtcatcaCTGTCTGCACCAAAATCATCTCCATCTTCAAAGTATGAATTAATGTAGTCATTTTCCTAAGTGAGAGATATATTCTTCAGGAAACAGTAAAATGAATGAGTAGTAACAGTATTATTAAAGAACATAATGTAGGCTGTCcctttaaattaataaatagcaAGTTTAGGTAATAAGAAAATATACCAGGCTTAAAAGAAGTCTCTACTATTTCATTCCTTAAAAAACACATTAGCATTGATTCCCATCCATCTGTGCTGCTTTCCTCAAAACTACAACCTTCTCCTGTTCTCAGGCAACAACTAGTTAAGAGAAAATGAAGGGATGCCCATTACACCCTAATAGGATGATAAATCTAACTCATACCATAGTGCGGTGATACATGGTTTAGTTAGCTAAACCACTACACGCTCCAAACATGtacagacactcttaagaaacaaAGCCAATTTACATGAACATTCATTAGAGTACACCAGAACTGAGGTTCTCAGTCACCCTGCATAACAGAACTAAGTATAGAGATGTCTGCTTCCTATCAAAAACAGGCCCTGAGACACCAAATCAAACCTAGAGGATGCCATTTCACATTCCATCTAGGGCCAGCTTCCTATAGTTAGGAGGGAGTAAGCCCATGGGAATAGAAGAATATCCAATTCTTGTGACTGAGTAAAACTATTATCAAGTAAATGATTCATGATAATCTCTGCTTTCTATCagaaacacaaaaatctgtttcaCATATGGGTTTCATTGTGTTAGGTGTAATAATGATATTGTGATGGTGTTGAAGAGGCCTATTTTTGAGTATATACTGAAAAGTTTATGGATTAAATGACACAAAATCTGGGATTTGCATTACAATAATCCAAAGGCCTATGGGGGGCTGGAAGTGGGGGAACAGGAGTGGACtgggtagatgaatgaatgatattGTTGATAAAAGAATCTAATGAatgatttattatatttttatatatcattgaaatattccattaaaaaatttaatctcCACATCCACACTGTCTATAGCAGGAGTTATGACAGAGTAAGAAATAGAGACTATTTCCCAAAGAAAGTCTGGGTATCAGCTTTTTTAGTATCTGCACAGtaggattttatatataaatttatataaaaatgcaagGTAATTTGTATCAGTCAGATGTGATATTTCATTACTTTGTCTTCCCTACATACTCTATTTCTGCATCCAGCTAAGACCCTTACCGTGTCCAGGAGTTAGCCTGGTTTCTCTGGTGCCATTTGAAATCCAATAATGTCTGGAAACCTGGCTAAAGCCTTGGGGCCAGTGGACCAGGGAGATGTGGCATGGTTGAGGGTTCAAAAGAGGCCACCTTGACAATTAGATGTTGGCAAGGACTCTTGTGTGGAAATATAAACAAGACAATCTGTACATAAAAGTGGAAATGAATAAGAAAGTGATACTCTACTAGTCCAAATCAAGCATATGCCACTTGTGTTTTGGACATGAGCACCTCCAAGAATGTTCAGTGATTCACATCAGATGTTTTTTTGTGATGTTAGTAATCTTGATACAGATTCGGAATGAGAACTTGTTCAAACTGATGGCTTAAATGGTTCTTGGCTTTTATTTGAgcccttgtttttttcttaacaaCATTCAGAAGACTAAAGAAAGTCTGTATTTCCTCAGTTTTACATATAGGTGTTACATAGATAATTTGAACCATTTTACTATTTAAGACAAAATGCTTATCAAAATCTCAGTACATTGGTAAGTTAATTAgcatgaatttttcaattaagtGCTGAAAAGAGCAAAGAGGATTAACTCTTAAATCTAGAATTTGAGCTCACCCTGCCTGCCACTCAGAACATCTATCATTTCTCTATTAAAGTAggaagtttttgcttttttgaaaatgaaatatagTTATACAAAGACCCTGGTAGTATACAGTACTCTGCTAAGACCCAACATAGAATTCCAAAGCTATTAGAATCCTGACGCCTACTGCTTATTAGGGGAAATTGTAATTTCAACCCAGCTCAACTCAAGCAGACTTTATAAACAGCATTTAAAAAGCCAGTCTTGTCTAGAAAAGTGGCTACTACCCACTTAAAGCTAAATGCATGCCACCACCCCCAAggccagttgtgacaaccaaaaatggcTCCTGCTATTACCAAATACCTCTTGGAGAGCAAAATCACCACCAGTTGAGAACCACAGGTTTATAGGGACTAgctttcaaacacaatctaaccTTGGCTCCTTGCAACCCAAGCAACTAAGCTTTCTGAAATACAAATATGATCATACTTCACAACTTAAAACCCTTCAGCAGCTCACAGCACTCAGGATAAAGGCACATTTCTCAGCTTGCCATTCAAGACCTTTCAGTCATCTCTTCAGCTTCTCTGCTCCACAATCTGTACTCACACTCTAGGCTAGCCCTACTGGCCTGCCTGTCATTGATACCACCATGCCACACTCCCATCACCAGCAAGTCCTCTCTGTGCTCTTTCCTCTGCTGCTAGTCTCTTCCCACTCCACTTCTCATCTTGACCTGATTAACTCTGCAGATCTCATAAATTGTTTTCTCTGAGATAGTTTCTTTGACATCCCTAAAATGGAGTTTGGTGCCCTTCTAACTTGCCCCTGTAGCATTGTGTACTACTacatcacagcattattcactGTATGAAGTTAATTAATTCCCAGTCTCCCTTCTTTTGCCTCCCCCTAGACCCACCTCCTTGAGGGGAGAACTGTATCTTGTCTTGATATTCCCCTTGCCTAGTACAATCCTAAGCACATACTTAGCATACAACTACAAAaggatgaatggaaaaaaaaattgggaGTCATAGGCATACATAAGGTAACTAAAACTTTAGGTAAAGATGCAGTCAGTCAGGAAGATTATatagacagaaaaagaaatccaaagaacTCTGAAGAATACTGACTTTTTCAAGAGAAGGACTCAAAAGAGACCATGAAAAGGTatcagaaagaggagaaaaaaagaagtgttGTGTCACAAAAACCAAGGGAAGCACCATGTTTCTCTCTTACCAGGcacccagcacaatgcctggcacagagtagatgcCTACAATTGCCTTAAGTTGTTCaatttaaatggaagaaaaattatattttaataatcaaGTTGTGAGCATTGTTAAATGTTACAGAAAAGCCAAGTGAAATAAGGACTGAAATGCACTCATTGGTGAACTTGGCAATAATTTCAATAGTATATAGGTGTATATCAGATTTAAAAGAGAGCTAATTGGGTGGGGGTATGCAGGGGAGTGAGCGAGTGAGGACAGATCAAGAGCTTTCCAAGACACAGTACGAGAGTTGGAAGAAGAATCTGAGGAACATATTTTAAATGGGAGATGAACATGTTTTAATGCATGAATGGAAGAGATGAGTAGAAAAAGAGGTAGAAAATATGGAAATAGAAATGACATGAGGATTATGGTCCTTAACAAGGGCAGGACAATTAGCCTCAAACAGGATGAAGGACACTTCTCCcattaatgaaaaaacaaaaaagatggaGGAGGGAAGTCATTTATTTTGAAGGCAGAGGGCATGAAATTAAGGGAGTTTCCTCTTGATGGCTTTATTTCCTGTATAAAGGTGCTATTATCTGCTAAGAATGAAAGGAAACATATTCAAGGAGAGggattaagaagaaagaaaaaggtctaAAATACTTGCTGTAGTGAGCTGACTtgacaaaagaaacagaaaacatgcAAGCCAGCAAAATGGGGCTAGCATTTCTTCAGTGGCATCAGTTTCTGTGATTCCTCAGAAAAGCTCAGAAACCAGGCAGCTTTGGAGGGGAAAAGGAGATACAGTGAAACTGATGAAAGGTTGCTTTTGGTATAGAGTGTGTGCTGGGAGGACAAGGCACACAAGTAATGCAAGAAAGAAGCTGGAGGCTGAGCAAGGGTCTAGGTTCCTTAggcaagaaaattaaaacaggaaaccaataaagtgaaaataaaggATGGGCGTCTGGCAGTCTCAGTTATGTCAGAGTGCAGGGAAAACAAAGTGAATGATATGGGAAGCTGGAGACAAATGTGgcatatttaatttaaaagtgtTTGGAGTTAAAATTTAcctagaagaatacaaagaatacTCAGGAAATTTCCGAAAAGAAGGGTAATATacctaaaaatattaacaaataatcAGAAGCTTC from the Manis pentadactyla isolate mManPen7 chromosome 2, mManPen7.hap1, whole genome shotgun sequence genome contains:
- the LYSMD3 gene encoding lysM and putative peptidoglycan-binding domain-containing protein 3, with amino-acid sequence MAGRHQNRSFPLPGVHSSGQVHAFGNCTDGDVLEEDAEVYELRSRGKEKIRRSTSRDRLDDVIVLTKDIQEGDTLNAIALQYCCTVADIKRVNNLISDQDFFALRSIKIPVKKFSSLTETLCPPKGRQASRPSSVQYVLEQQEILLANNSLSSSESAGSFLKEVDRDIEQIVKCTDTKRENLNEVVSALTAQQTRFEPDNKNIQRKDPYYGADWGIGWWTAVVIMLIVGIITPVFYLLYYEILAKVDVSHHSTVDSSHLHSGVTPPLQQKEMENEIAPTKGIPFGQHDDHKLYSQGSQLPAAQHKT